A window of the Watersipora subatra unplaced genomic scaffold, tzWatSuba1.1 SCAFFOLD_115, whole genome shotgun sequence genome harbors these coding sequences:
- the LOC137410373 gene encoding protein FAM200C-like has product MAKPILGKEAEKKLAAVSLSNNTVQRRNCSMVNDINDQVVQQIMLSPFGLFAIQLDESTDVASCSQLMVYARYVHNEEIKKDFLFRVPLETTTKAKDIFNVVSNFFDEVDLKWENVISCCTDGAPAMLGTKSGFQALVKKFHLM; this is encoded by the coding sequence ATGGCGAAACCTATATTGGGAAAGGAGGCTGAGAAGAAGCTGGCTGCAGTGTCATTGTCTAATAACACAGTGCAGAGAAGAAATTGCAGCATGGTCAATGACATTAACGATCAGGTTGTCCAGCAGATAATGTTATCTCCATTTGGGCTCTTTGCTATTCAGTTGGATGAGTCAACTGATGTAGCTTCATGCTCACAGTTAATGGTGTATGCCCGCTATGTACACAacgaagaaataaaaaaggattTTCTGTTTCGTGTACCTCTGGAAACCACAACCAAAGctaaagacatttttaatgttGTCTCCAACTTTTTTGATGAAGTAGATCTAAAATGGGAAAATGTTATTAGCTGTTGTACAGATGGGGCACCAGCTATGCTAGGCACAAAATCAGGCTTTCAAGCTCTTGTAAAAAAGTTTCACTTAATGTAG